The Culicoides brevitarsis isolate CSIRO-B50_1 unplaced genomic scaffold, AGI_CSIRO_Cbre_v1 contig_18, whole genome shotgun sequence genome includes a region encoding these proteins:
- the LOC134836381 gene encoding NADH dehydrogenase [ubiquinone] iron-sulfur protein 5-like, with protein sequence MVTPLIKTPFTDLTSGIINCQYYDKCGERELAMTECLEAYGLERGKKKCADLIADFQECFTMKKQLLRVAEMKMERERQYWMGERSKEERYAKPPRMDAY encoded by the exons atggTGACTCCTTTGATCAAAACTCCATTCACTGACTTGACCAGTGGCATCATCAATTGTCAGTACTACGACAAATGCGGCGAACGCGAATTGGCCATGACGGAGTGCTTGGAAGCCTACGGTCTGGAAAGAGGCAAGAAGAAGTGTGCAGATTTAATAGCAGATTTTCAGGAGTGTTTCACTATGAAAAAGCAACTTTTGCGAGTTGCTGAGATGAAAATGGAACGAGAACGACAATACTGGATGGGTGAGCGATCAAAGGAAGAGAGATATGCCAAGCCACCAag aatggaTGCCTATTAA